The following are from one region of the Phycisphaerales bacterium genome:
- the flhF gene encoding flagellar biosynthesis protein FlhF, whose amino-acid sequence MGIRTYRARSMADAIDAVQRELGRDAIILHTRNYKVGGLFGIGGRPVVEVTASPASVVRDRQRGQNARTPAQRPSQPRPSSAARAPQQPQPDAGGSNERLDPTSAERRREILERYTQLATSAAPASSPEPAASVKLERQPEPVATPSAPASVTTMADEAPPSRSAERMRVRSSGNTGARGSLGVEDELRSLRNMLGRLLHTQQAGPVSASALGEALSEAYVRMVEAEVDRDLADEVVSRVRSELTREELCDSSLVGPAVQGALAEMVRVATPGRGRTEEGPLTIALVGPTGVGKTTTIAKLAAAYKLRRGQRVGLITTDTFRIAAVEQLRTYASIISVPLRVVMSPAEMASACRAMSDCDVVLIDTAGRSPRDGQRVDELSEYLEAARPHETHLVLSATAGAGALRSAAAGFARANPDRVLFTKLDEAEGVGMVISMVHALGLPLSFVTTGQEVPDHIEPGRADRLARLVLAGAGGTRKAEPRNDVALTGAGL is encoded by the coding sequence ATGGGCATCCGCACCTATCGCGCACGGTCGATGGCCGACGCCATCGACGCGGTCCAGCGAGAGCTGGGTCGCGATGCGATCATTCTGCATACGCGCAACTACAAGGTCGGCGGGCTGTTCGGCATTGGTGGCCGGCCCGTCGTCGAGGTGACCGCGTCGCCTGCGTCGGTGGTTCGCGATCGCCAGCGCGGCCAGAACGCTCGAACGCCCGCCCAACGGCCCAGCCAGCCCCGGCCTTCCTCGGCCGCACGGGCCCCGCAACAGCCTCAGCCGGACGCCGGCGGCTCGAACGAGCGTCTCGATCCGACCTCTGCAGAGCGGCGCCGGGAGATTCTCGAGCGCTACACGCAACTCGCAACGTCGGCGGCACCGGCTTCGTCCCCCGAGCCTGCTGCGTCGGTGAAACTCGAGCGGCAACCCGAGCCGGTGGCGACGCCGAGCGCGCCTGCTTCGGTGACCACCATGGCCGACGAGGCTCCGCCCTCTCGGTCGGCCGAACGGATGCGGGTGCGCAGCTCGGGTAACACGGGGGCGCGTGGTTCACTGGGGGTTGAGGACGAGCTGCGGTCGCTACGCAACATGTTGGGGCGGCTCTTGCATACCCAGCAGGCGGGGCCGGTATCGGCCTCGGCCCTGGGCGAGGCCTTGAGCGAGGCGTACGTGCGCATGGTCGAAGCCGAGGTGGACCGCGACCTGGCCGATGAGGTGGTGTCTCGCGTCCGTTCGGAACTGACGCGTGAGGAGCTCTGCGATTCGTCGCTGGTCGGCCCGGCGGTGCAGGGCGCCTTGGCGGAGATGGTGCGAGTCGCGACGCCCGGCCGGGGTCGAACCGAAGAGGGGCCGCTGACCATTGCGCTGGTGGGGCCCACCGGCGTGGGAAAGACCACCACCATCGCAAAGCTCGCGGCTGCGTACAAGCTCCGGCGTGGGCAACGCGTGGGGCTCATCACCACCGACACTTTCCGGATCGCGGCGGTCGAGCAGTTGCGGACCTACGCGAGCATCATCAGCGTGCCCCTGCGGGTGGTGATGAGCCCAGCGGAGATGGCCTCGGCCTGCCGGGCGATGAGCGATTGCGACGTCGTGCTGATCGATACCGCGGGCCGTTCGCCCCGCGATGGGCAGCGGGTGGATGAGCTGTCCGAGTATCTGGAGGCCGCCCGTCCCCACGAAACGCACCTGGTGCTGTCGGCGACGGCGGGCGCGGGGGCGCTTCGCAGTGCGGCAGCCGGCTTCGCACGGGCCAATCCGGACCGGGTGCTTTTCACGAAGCTGGACGAGGCCGAGGGCGTGGGCATGGTCATCTCCATGGTGCATGCCCTGGGGTTGCCGCTGAGTTTCGTGACCACTGGCCAGGAGGTGCCCGACCACATCGAGCCAGGCCGGGCCGATCGGCTCGCGCGCCTCGTGCTGGCGGGCGCGGGCGGCACGCGGAAGGCGGAGCCGCGCAACGACGTGGCACTGACCGGGGCCGGGCTGTGA
- a CDS encoding flagellar biosynthetic protein FliQ, protein MGGDWLVELVRDVLLLVLRVGGPVLVVGVLIGLVVSLFQSLTSIQDQTLSFVPKILGMLVVALLLLPWMVMQLVEFTVEMFQLF, encoded by the coding sequence ATGGGTGGCGACTGGCTTGTGGAACTGGTTCGGGACGTGTTGCTGCTCGTGCTGCGCGTGGGCGGGCCGGTGCTGGTGGTTGGCGTGCTGATTGGCCTGGTGGTCAGCCTGTTCCAGTCGCTGACGTCGATCCAAGACCAGACGCTCTCGTTTGTGCCGAAGATCCTGGGCATGCTCGTCGTGGCGTTGTTGCTGTTGCCGTGGATGGTCATGCAGCTGGTTGAATTCACGGTCGAGATGTTCCAGCTGTTTTGA
- the folK gene encoding 2-amino-4-hydroxy-6-hydroxymethyldihydropteridine diphosphokinase has translation MDNPADDAWYLEARPPLPESRKAYVALGSNLNDPAGNVIRAASELGSIAGVRVIATSRLYTTAPVGVEDQPDFVNAVAMLEVECTARELLDALLTIEKRYGRDRASEQRWGPRTLDLDLLLFCEQSIDEPGLTVPHPRMAERLFVLEPLADLAPAVIPPGWTMSVGRLAATLRAAANEEART, from the coding sequence GTGGACAACCCTGCCGACGACGCCTGGTACCTCGAAGCACGACCGCCGCTGCCCGAAAGCCGCAAGGCCTACGTAGCGCTGGGGAGCAATCTGAACGACCCGGCGGGCAACGTCATCCGGGCGGCCAGCGAGCTGGGGTCGATCGCCGGCGTGCGGGTCATCGCGACCAGCCGCCTCTACACCACCGCGCCAGTAGGGGTGGAGGACCAGCCCGACTTTGTCAATGCCGTGGCGATGCTGGAGGTCGAGTGCACCGCGCGGGAACTGCTGGACGCACTGCTGACCATCGAGAAGCGGTACGGACGAGATCGTGCCAGCGAGCAGCGGTGGGGGCCGCGGACGCTCGACTTGGACCTGCTGTTGTTCTGCGAGCAGTCGATCGACGAGCCGGGGCTGACGGTGCCGCATCCCCGGATGGCCGAGCGTCTGTTCGTGCTCGAGCCGCTGGCCGACCTGGCGCCGGCGGTGATTCCGCCGGGATGGACCATGAGCGTCGGGCGGCTGGCGGCCACGCTGCGCGCGGCGGCGAACGAAGAGGCCCGGACGTGA
- a CDS encoding prepilin-type N-terminal cleavage/methylation domain-containing protein, protein MRVQRLGRDQGARAFTLIELLVVIAIIALLIGILLPALGQARLLGYQAVSLSNVRQLQVAFFNYKADFNDDIPMKMSWRNGGIGGWCTWSYGGKDASQYWRTRSGGVFDEPAYTKPLNPYVYPDLTLPEPNGYNPDPSRFEEGRPDDAQREVLEMPAFRSPGDKKTHQRTWPEPNNELGSYDDVGTSYHVNMRWWDAGDMRQYSAWTPSSFPKGSARWQEGMKRFRQAEFFDASKMVWIHDQTADVVANDDQGRDWLGEFNEINKSVMAFYDGHAEYIYIEPKDPTDPDANLRTNDYTFIFEPR, encoded by the coding sequence ATGCGAGTGCAACGACTCGGACGTGATCAGGGCGCGAGGGCCTTCACCCTCATCGAGCTCCTGGTCGTCATCGCCATCATCGCCCTGCTCATCGGCATCCTGCTGCCGGCACTGGGCCAGGCGCGGCTGCTGGGCTACCAGGCCGTCTCGCTGAGCAACGTGCGACAGCTGCAGGTTGCCTTCTTTAATTACAAGGCCGACTTCAACGACGACATCCCGATGAAGATGTCCTGGCGCAACGGCGGCATTGGCGGCTGGTGCACCTGGAGCTACGGAGGCAAGGATGCGTCGCAGTACTGGCGCACCCGTAGCGGTGGCGTCTTCGATGAGCCCGCGTACACCAAGCCCCTGAACCCGTACGTCTATCCCGACCTCACCCTGCCCGAACCCAACGGCTACAACCCCGACCCCAGCCGATTCGAAGAAGGCCGTCCCGACGACGCCCAGCGCGAAGTCCTGGAGATGCCCGCCTTCCGCTCGCCGGGCGACAAGAAGACCCACCAGCGCACCTGGCCCGAGCCCAACAACGAGCTGGGCAGCTATGACGACGTCGGCACCAGCTACCACGTCAACATGCGGTGGTGGGACGCCGGCGACATGCGGCAGTACTCCGCCTGGACGCCCTCCAGCTTCCCCAAGGGCAGCGCCCGCTGGCAGGAAGGCATGAAGCGATTCCGCCAGGCCGAGTTCTTCGATGCCTCCAAGATGGTCTGGATCCACGACCAGACCGCGGACGTCGTCGCCAACGATGACCAGGGCCGCGATTGGCTGGGCGAGTTCAACGAGATCAACAAGAGCGTGATGGCCTTTTACGACGGCCACGCCGAGTACATCTACATCGAGCCCAAGGACCCGACCGATCCCGACGCCAACCTGCGGACCAACGACTACACGTTCATCTTCGAGCCTCGGTGA
- the fliR gene encoding flagellar biosynthetic protein FliR has product MASILEHLLPFWMVAARMSGLFLFAPVLASQLVMRRVRILMLLMLTVALYPAVAQGGIETPPLELGTIAVVLFGEVLIGLAIGMLATMPLVAVQIAGSVISYKLGLALAQVYNPEFDAQSEVVGQLLYLMALGLFIQIGGLEHMVVAVMDTFASLPPGTAWIDAAPAQLLVTLLDAAFVVGLRIAMPVLLMATLASLAMGVLMRTIPQINIMTIGFAIQIVLGMSVLAVSIYAIGDVAGDAIADGFAEIHEWARSLGVSDG; this is encoded by the coding sequence GTGGCGAGCATCCTGGAGCATTTGCTGCCGTTCTGGATGGTGGCGGCCCGCATGAGCGGGCTGTTCCTATTCGCGCCGGTTCTGGCCAGCCAGTTGGTGATGCGGCGGGTTCGAATCCTGATGCTGCTGATGCTGACGGTCGCGTTGTACCCGGCCGTCGCGCAGGGGGGCATCGAGACGCCACCGCTGGAGCTGGGCACGATCGCGGTCGTGCTGTTTGGTGAGGTGCTGATCGGCCTTGCCATTGGCATGCTCGCGACGATGCCCCTGGTGGCGGTGCAGATCGCTGGCAGCGTGATCAGCTACAAGCTCGGGCTCGCGCTCGCGCAGGTGTACAACCCCGAATTCGACGCCCAGTCGGAAGTCGTGGGGCAGTTGCTGTATCTGATGGCCCTGGGGCTGTTCATTCAGATCGGCGGGCTGGAGCACATGGTCGTCGCGGTCATGGACACGTTCGCGTCGCTGCCGCCCGGCACGGCGTGGATTGATGCGGCGCCGGCGCAGTTACTGGTGACGCTGCTGGACGCGGCATTCGTAGTGGGGCTGCGGATTGCGATGCCCGTGCTGTTGATGGCGACCCTGGCGAGCCTGGCCATGGGCGTGCTGATGCGGACGATTCCGCAGATCAACATCATGACCATCGGATTTGCGATCCAGATCGTCCTTGGCATGAGCGTGCTTGCCGTTTCGATCTATGCGATCGGGGACGTGGCGGGCGACGCGATCGCCGATGGCTTTGCCGAGATCCACGAGTGGGCCCGATCGCTGGGGGTGAGCGATGGCTGA
- the flhA gene encoding flagellar biosynthesis protein FlhA, which produces MAVGEGILARLESLSKWRGIIVPIGFVALLAVLIVPLPSFLLDLMISTNVSLSVVILLTVLYMDRPLKFSVFPSLLLGVTMFRLVLNIASTRLILTADATSPEDAMDVAGQVIEAFGNFVAGDSLFVGIVIFLILVAVQFLVITKGATRISEVAARFTLDAMPGKQMAIDADLNAGIISEQEARDRREEIRREADFFGAMDGASKFVRGDAIAGIVITGVNIAGGFAVGTIERGWPASQTAETFSRLTIGDGLTSQIPSFIIAIAAALIVTRSGDKGELGQELTGQVFSQPKGLAITSVFLGVLAFTGLPAVPLLATSLGLGGIAFAMKRATRPPPPPPPAPPPPPPAVESLLKVDLLELEVGQSLVSLVGTGDGSDLLERISAVRRQLALDSGFVMPPVRIRDNLQLQPTHYRVRIRGADVARGEARPDQLLAMDPGIATGKLQGEPTKEPAFGLDAWWITTDMRMRAESMNYTVVDAASVLTTHLTEVVKAHASELLTREEVGNLIEGVKERAPKLVEEALSGSVKLADLQHVLQNLLRERVPIRDMETILEVLADWGGKTKDVDVLTEYVRNGLRRSICHQYAMDEGDGRLVLTCATVDPAMEDLVSSYIDRGAETTTLTMPAGVSNAVAQEITKALEAVVNAGHPPVLLASPTVRAVLFQIMEPRLPGIAVLGYNEVDQKIELNAMGLVRPPGEAAMAHAG; this is translated from the coding sequence ATGGCGGTGGGCGAGGGCATCCTGGCTCGGCTTGAGTCGCTCTCGAAGTGGCGAGGCATCATCGTGCCCATCGGGTTCGTGGCGTTGCTGGCGGTGCTCATCGTGCCGCTGCCGAGCTTCTTGCTCGACCTGATGATCTCGACGAACGTGTCGCTGTCGGTGGTCATCCTGCTGACGGTGCTGTACATGGATCGGCCGCTGAAGTTCAGCGTGTTCCCTTCCTTGCTGCTTGGCGTGACGATGTTCCGGCTTGTCCTGAACATCGCATCCACCAGGCTCATCCTGACCGCCGATGCGACGTCGCCTGAGGACGCGATGGACGTGGCGGGGCAGGTGATCGAGGCGTTCGGCAACTTCGTGGCGGGCGATTCGCTATTCGTGGGCATCGTGATCTTCCTGATCCTGGTTGCGGTCCAGTTCCTGGTCATCACCAAGGGCGCCACACGCATCAGCGAGGTTGCGGCGCGATTCACGCTGGATGCGATGCCGGGCAAGCAGATGGCCATCGACGCGGACCTGAACGCGGGGATCATCAGCGAGCAGGAAGCCCGAGACCGCCGCGAGGAGATCCGGCGCGAGGCGGACTTCTTCGGCGCCATGGACGGCGCCAGCAAGTTCGTGCGCGGCGACGCCATTGCGGGCATCGTCATCACGGGCGTGAACATCGCCGGCGGGTTCGCTGTGGGCACCATCGAGCGTGGCTGGCCCGCTTCGCAGACGGCCGAGACGTTCAGCCGGCTGACGATCGGCGATGGGCTGACCAGCCAGATTCCTTCGTTCATCATCGCGATCGCGGCGGCGCTCATCGTGACCCGCTCGGGGGACAAGGGCGAACTGGGCCAGGAACTGACCGGCCAGGTGTTCAGCCAGCCAAAGGGCTTGGCGATCACATCGGTGTTCCTGGGCGTGCTTGCGTTCACGGGCCTGCCGGCCGTACCACTTCTGGCGACGTCGCTGGGCCTGGGGGGCATCGCCTTCGCCATGAAGCGTGCGACGCGGCCGCCGCCTCCGCCGCCACCCGCGCCGCCTCCGCCCCCGCCAGCGGTCGAAAGCCTGCTCAAGGTCGATCTGCTGGAACTCGAGGTCGGCCAGTCGCTGGTCTCGCTGGTGGGCACGGGCGACGGGAGCGATTTGCTCGAACGGATCTCGGCGGTGCGGCGGCAACTTGCGCTCGACAGCGGGTTCGTCATGCCGCCGGTGCGGATCCGGGACAACCTGCAGCTTCAGCCCACGCACTACCGGGTTCGGATCCGCGGGGCGGACGTGGCGCGCGGGGAGGCCCGGCCCGATCAGTTGCTGGCCATGGATCCGGGCATTGCCACGGGGAAGCTGCAGGGCGAGCCCACGAAGGAGCCGGCGTTCGGGCTGGATGCGTGGTGGATCACCACCGACATGCGGATGCGGGCCGAGTCGATGAACTACACGGTGGTGGACGCGGCCAGCGTCTTGACGACGCACCTGACAGAGGTGGTCAAGGCCCACGCCAGCGAGTTGCTGACCAGGGAGGAGGTGGGCAACCTGATCGAGGGCGTGAAGGAGCGTGCGCCCAAGCTGGTGGAAGAAGCGCTCTCGGGCTCGGTGAAGCTGGCCGACCTTCAGCACGTGCTGCAGAACCTGCTGCGTGAACGCGTGCCGATCCGGGACATGGAGACGATCCTGGAGGTCCTGGCCGATTGGGGCGGAAAGACCAAGGACGTGGACGTGCTGACCGAGTACGTGCGGAATGGTCTGCGGCGGTCCATCTGCCACCAGTATGCCATGGACGAGGGCGACGGCCGGCTCGTGCTGACGTGCGCAACGGTGGATCCGGCGATGGAAGACCTGGTCAGCAGCTATATTGATCGAGGGGCCGAGACGACGACGCTGACGATGCCCGCGGGCGTGAGCAATGCCGTGGCCCAGGAGATCACCAAGGCGCTTGAAGCGGTGGTGAATGCGGGGCACCCGCCGGTGCTGCTGGCCTCGCCCACGGTTCGGGCGGTGCTGTTCCAGATCATGGAACCGAGGCTGCCGGGCATTGCCGTGTTGGGGTACAACGAGGTGGACCAGAAGATCGAGCTCAATGCCATGGGCCTGGTGCGACCGCCGGGCGAAGCGGCGATGGCGCACGCGGGCTAG
- a CDS encoding FliA/WhiG family RNA polymerase sigma factor, producing the protein MPTALKSSKSSSFRSARVRPSIDTAEVPVDSVYAEMDIREVWKLYASEPSDEIRNFLWEKYLPIVRYNAERIHARLPDEVDVDDLVQAGMFGLMGAISAFQLEKNVKFETYCARRVQGAILDELRAMDWVPRLVRSRSAKVDGVRRSIEMETGQPASDDQVAQRLGVGKEEFDKIRRDSRAVSTMSMTRKASDSSGGETRDLEVMRDGADNPVRTMQRKDLRDMLTKGLSRAERLIVILYYYESMTMKEIGATLALSESRVSQMHSAILERLKAQMQHRTRELEPME; encoded by the coding sequence ATGCCCACAGCTCTCAAGTCGTCCAAATCGTCATCGTTCCGCTCGGCACGCGTCCGCCCGTCGATCGATACCGCCGAGGTTCCGGTTGATTCGGTCTATGCGGAGATGGACATCCGCGAGGTGTGGAAGCTGTACGCTTCCGAGCCGAGCGACGAGATCCGCAATTTCCTGTGGGAGAAGTATCTCCCCATCGTGCGGTACAACGCCGAGCGCATCCACGCGCGTCTTCCCGACGAGGTGGACGTGGATGACCTGGTTCAGGCCGGCATGTTCGGGCTGATGGGCGCCATCTCGGCGTTCCAGCTCGAGAAGAACGTGAAGTTCGAGACGTACTGCGCCCGACGGGTGCAGGGCGCCATCCTCGACGAACTGCGTGCGATGGACTGGGTGCCCAGGCTCGTTCGCAGTCGGTCAGCCAAGGTCGACGGCGTGCGGCGCTCCATCGAAATGGAGACCGGCCAGCCGGCGTCGGACGATCAGGTGGCCCAGCGCCTTGGCGTGGGCAAGGAAGAGTTCGACAAGATCCGCCGCGACAGCCGGGCGGTCTCGACCATGTCGATGACTCGCAAGGCCAGCGACAGCAGCGGCGGGGAGACGCGCGACCTGGAGGTCATGCGCGACGGCGCCGACAACCCGGTCCGCACCATGCAGCGCAAGGACCTGCGCGACATGCTGACCAAGGGGCTCAGCCGGGCCGAACGCCTCATCGTCATCCTCTACTACTACGAGAGCATGACGATGAAGGAGATCGGCGCGACCCTGGCGCTCTCCGAGAGCCGCGTGAGCCAGATGCACAGCGCGATCCTCGAGCGGCTGAAGGCCCAGATGCAGCATCGCACCCGCGAGCTGGAGCCCATGGAGTAG
- the purM gene encoding phosphoribosylformylglycinamidine cyclo-ligase, whose product MATPAGKTKPPSKRSRTSTKPKTSPNGAAGKQSGKPTGKQSLTYAQSGVDIDAGDRFVEAILGLMRRTHGPRVLSNDGGFAGLFRLDFNEKLFKRNYKEPVLVAATDGVGTKLKLARDTNTFDTVGQDLVAMCVNDLIVEAAEPLFFLDYLAIPRVEHLMLVDLVKGVAEGCKIAGCSLLGGETAELPGIYPEGEFDMAGFAVGVVELRKATSSMKVEPGDVVLGLASSGVHSNGFSLVRRVVEHARLDLDKTYPELDPDKTLGQVLLTPTRIYAPSITKLLRGYKVKRVVSGMAHITGGGLAGNLERSLNPNVDAVLDRKAWTVPPVFTFLKKHGNIRGPEMDKVFNMGIGYCVVVRPAFADAVADKLARSGESVSRIGVIRKGQGRVVFRS is encoded by the coding sequence ATGGCCACCCCCGCCGGCAAGACGAAGCCCCCCAGCAAACGCTCCAGGACCAGCACCAAGCCCAAAACATCCCCGAACGGCGCCGCCGGCAAGCAGAGCGGCAAGCCCACTGGAAAGCAGAGCCTCACCTACGCCCAGTCGGGCGTCGATATCGACGCCGGCGACCGCTTCGTCGAAGCCATCCTGGGCCTCATGCGCCGGACCCACGGCCCGCGCGTGCTGAGCAACGACGGCGGATTCGCCGGCCTCTTCCGCCTGGACTTCAACGAGAAGCTCTTCAAGCGGAACTACAAGGAGCCCGTCCTCGTCGCCGCCACGGACGGCGTGGGCACCAAGCTCAAGCTCGCGCGAGACACCAACACCTTCGACACCGTCGGCCAGGACCTCGTGGCCATGTGCGTCAACGACCTCATCGTCGAGGCCGCCGAGCCGCTCTTCTTCCTCGACTACCTGGCCATCCCCAGGGTCGAGCACCTCATGCTCGTCGACCTGGTCAAGGGCGTCGCCGAGGGCTGCAAGATCGCCGGCTGCAGCCTCTTGGGCGGCGAGACCGCCGAGCTGCCGGGCATCTACCCCGAGGGCGAGTTCGACATGGCCGGCTTCGCCGTGGGCGTCGTCGAGCTCCGCAAGGCCACAAGCTCCATGAAGGTCGAGCCCGGCGACGTCGTCCTGGGCCTGGCCTCCAGCGGCGTCCACTCGAATGGTTTCAGTTTGGTCCGCCGCGTCGTCGAGCACGCCAGGCTCGACCTGGACAAGACCTACCCAGAGCTCGACCCCGACAAGACCCTGGGCCAGGTCCTGCTCACCCCCACACGCATCTACGCCCCAAGCATCACCAAGCTTCTGCGCGGCTACAAGGTCAAGCGTGTCGTCAGCGGGATGGCCCACATCACCGGCGGCGGCCTTGCTGGCAACCTCGAACGCAGCCTCAACCCCAACGTCGACGCCGTGCTCGATCGCAAGGCATGGACCGTGCCGCCCGTCTTCACCTTCCTCAAGAAGCACGGCAACATCCGCGGCCCCGAGATGGACAAGGTCTTCAACATGGGCATCGGCTACTGCGTCGTGGTCCGCCCCGCCTTCGCCGACGCCGTGGCCGACAAGCTTGCCAGATCCGGCGAGTCGGTCAGCCGCATCGGCGTGATCCGCAAGGGCCAGGGCCGCGTCGTCTTCCGCTCATAA
- the flhB gene encoding flagellar biosynthesis protein FlhB translates to MADDPGEKTEEPTAHKLRKTREQGQVGKSQDFGAVVMMAGAAVLLAALGLMATGLMSAMMRDVMAGSAPGHAVVVEDIYRTLRWIGVRIGLILVPTMAVMFVVALFSQLVQVGWAISPEAVKPKLDRMNPVSGAKRIFGPKGVVKLLMDLTKLVLVVAVVVFVVARWVPALGAMPLLDINAAVVMSLRAIIELAIWMLAVLLIIGLIDLKYQKWQHRHDNKMTKQEVKEEQKSMDGDPEMKQRRGRIAREIALQRVQSDVPGADVVVTNPTHFSVAIKYDANEMAAPKVVAKGADYVALRIREVARTNGVPVVERPPLARALYRGVEVGQTISPEHYEAVAEVLAYVYRLDGSHRAPAPAGARD, encoded by the coding sequence ATGGCTGACGATCCCGGCGAGAAGACCGAAGAACCAACCGCGCACAAGCTGCGCAAGACCCGCGAGCAGGGCCAGGTCGGCAAGAGTCAGGACTTCGGCGCCGTCGTCATGATGGCCGGGGCGGCGGTGCTGCTCGCGGCGCTCGGCCTGATGGCGACGGGCCTGATGTCGGCGATGATGCGTGACGTGATGGCCGGCAGCGCGCCCGGCCACGCGGTGGTGGTCGAGGACATCTACCGCACGCTGCGATGGATCGGCGTACGTATCGGGCTGATCCTGGTTCCAACGATGGCAGTGATGTTCGTGGTGGCGTTGTTCTCGCAGCTCGTGCAGGTGGGATGGGCAATCTCGCCCGAGGCGGTCAAGCCGAAGCTCGACCGGATGAACCCGGTAAGCGGCGCCAAGCGGATCTTCGGCCCAAAGGGCGTCGTCAAACTGTTGATGGACCTCACCAAGCTGGTGTTGGTCGTGGCGGTCGTGGTATTCGTCGTGGCTCGCTGGGTGCCGGCGTTGGGCGCCATGCCGCTGCTGGACATCAACGCGGCGGTGGTGATGAGCCTGCGGGCGATCATCGAGCTTGCGATCTGGATGCTGGCGGTGCTGCTGATCATCGGGCTGATTGACTTGAAGTATCAGAAGTGGCAGCACCGCCACGACAACAAGATGACCAAGCAGGAGGTGAAGGAAGAGCAGAAGTCGATGGACGGCGATCCGGAGATGAAGCAGCGGCGCGGCCGCATCGCTCGGGAGATTGCCCTCCAGCGCGTTCAGAGTGACGTGCCCGGGGCCGACGTGGTGGTGACCAACCCGACGCACTTCTCTGTGGCGATCAAGTACGACGCGAACGAGATGGCGGCGCCGAAGGTCGTGGCCAAAGGGGCCGACTATGTGGCGCTGCGGATTCGCGAGGTTGCGCGGACCAACGGCGTGCCCGTGGTGGAACGGCCGCCCCTGGCGCGTGCGCTGTACCGGGGGGTGGAGGTCGGGCAGACGATCAGCCCCGAGCACTACGAGGCCGTGGCCGAGGTGCTCGCTTACGTGTACCGGCTTGATGGCAGCCATCGGGCGCCGGCCCCGGCGGGAGCGCGTGACTGA
- a CDS encoding P-loop NTPase yields the protein MAQRRVQSEAPVRRAPVVAIASGKGGVGKTTLAVSSAITFAKRGLRVALVDADLGLANVDLACGLRPTARLTEAVARVAQGDRVTVDLVRRMSMRGPAGMIVVPGMVGPLQHASSTDARTAVAQTVDLLSRAMDVVVVDHGAGLGASVRDGLSRASMPIVVATPDPASLADAYALVKCLRCVSCERIPYLLINRAKDAGDAEAAHARVAEVAAKFLGCGLPMVGFVPEDPIVQRCSRVRRPLAIAAPKSSATRHLNKVVERLADEMDVHRSDSDRKGGPVRGLLARLVRGR from the coding sequence ATGGCACAGCGCCGGGTGCAGTCGGAGGCGCCTGTCCGCCGGGCGCCGGTGGTTGCCATCGCATCGGGCAAGGGCGGCGTCGGAAAAACGACACTTGCCGTCTCTTCAGCTATCACCTTTGCCAAGCGTGGCTTGCGCGTGGCTCTCGTCGATGCCGACCTCGGGCTTGCCAACGTAGACCTGGCGTGCGGGCTCCGGCCGACGGCGCGGCTGACCGAGGCCGTCGCCCGCGTGGCGCAGGGTGATCGGGTGACGGTCGATCTCGTTCGGCGGATGTCGATGCGTGGCCCGGCGGGCATGATCGTGGTGCCCGGCATGGTTGGGCCGCTGCAGCATGCCTCGAGCACCGATGCCCGAACCGCGGTCGCGCAAACGGTTGATCTGCTGTCCAGGGCCATGGACGTGGTGGTGGTCGATCACGGGGCGGGGCTGGGTGCTTCGGTGCGCGACGGACTGTCTCGGGCTTCCATGCCCATTGTCGTGGCCACGCCCGACCCGGCCTCGCTGGCCGACGCGTACGCCCTGGTGAAGTGCCTGCGGTGCGTATCGTGCGAACGGATTCCGTATCTGTTGATCAATCGGGCCAAGGACGCCGGCGACGCGGAGGCGGCGCATGCGCGTGTGGCTGAAGTGGCGGCCAAGTTCCTTGGTTGCGGGCTGCCGATGGTTGGGTTCGTGCCGGAAGATCCGATCGTGCAGCGCTGCTCTCGCGTGCGCCGTCCGCTTGCGATCGCGGCGCCCAAGTCGAGCGCTACGCGCCACTTAAACAAGGTGGTCGAACGACTGGCCGACGAGATGGACGTGCATCGATCGGATTCTGATCGGAAGGGCGGCCCCGTACGCGGGCTGCTGGCACGGCTCGTGCGGGGCCGATAG